The Comamonas piscis region CACGTTGTGGACGGTAAGCCCGTATTTGAGGCAGTGCACACCGCCAGAGTTTTCCGCCACATTGCCGCCAATGGTGCAGGCAATCTGGCTCGATGGATCCGGCGCGTAATAGAGGCCATAGGGCGCTGCCGCATCGCTGATCGCCAGGTTGCGCACGCCGCATTGCACCACGGCGGTGCAGGCGGCCGGGTCGATGTGCAGGATCTGGTTAAAGCGCGCCATGGACAAGGTCACGCCCAGCGCAATCGGCAGCGCGCTGCCCGACAGCCCCGTTCCCGCGCCGCGTGCCACCACCGGCACCTGCAGCGCATGGCAGGCCTGCAGCACCGCCTGCACCTGGGCATAGGTCTCCGGCAGCGCCACCACCAGCGGGCGCTGGCGGTAGGCGGTCAGGCCATCGCATTCATAGGGGGTGGTGTCCTCGTCGTGCCACAGCAGGCAGTCGTCGGGCACAACCTTGCGCAGGGCGGCCACCACTTCGCGCTGGCGTTCAGCGCGTTCGGTCGTGGCGGATGGGGACGTGGGGAGGTCAACCTGGCTCATAGCCCCCACTGTAGCAAGTTGCGGGCAGCGCGCAGGTCACCGGGGCAACCGCCGGCAGGCAGCGCCCCTGGCTGGATCAGCGGAAGATGACGGTCTTGTGGCCGTTCATCAGCACGCGGTGCTCGCTGTGCCACTTCACCGCGCGGGCCAGCACCTGGCTCTCGGTGTCCTGGCCCCGGGCGGTCAGGTCGTCCACCGTGTCGGTGTGGTAGGCGCGGGCCACGTCCTGCTCGATGATCGGGCCTTCGTCGAGGTCGGCCGTCACATAGTGGGCGGTGGCGCCAATCAGCTTCACGCCCCGGTCATGCGCCTGGTAGTAAGGCTTGGCACCCTTGAAGCTCGGCAAAAAGCTGTGGTGGATATTGATCGCACGGCCCGACAGCTTGCTGCACAGGTCGTTGGACAGCACTTGCATGTAACGCGCCAGCACCACCAGCTCAGCGCCTTCGGCCTCGATGATCTCGAACTGCTTGGCCTCGGCCTGGGCCTTGGTGGCCGCCGTCACCGGAATGTGGTGGAAGGGGATGTTGTAGCTGGCCGCCAGTTGGTAGAAGTCGCGGTGGTTGCTGACGATGGCGCGGATGTCGATCGGCAGCAGGCCTTCCTTCCAGCGGAACAGCAGGTCGTTCAGGCAGTGGCCCTGGCGGCTGACCATGATGACGGTCTTGATCTTTTCTTCGGCTGCATGCAGGCGCCAGTGCATCTCGAAAGGGAGGGCAAACGCTTCCAGGTCCTCCCGCAGCTGGGCGGCTGGCCCGGCATTGGCAAAGCGCACGCGCATAAAGAACAGGCCGGTGGCCGGATCGTTGAACTGGCCGGCTTCTTCGATATTGCTGTCATGGTCCAGCAAAAAGCCCGATACCGCGTGGACCAGCCCTCGGCGATCAGGGCACGAGAGAGTGAGGATGTAAGCATTGGTCATAAGCCTGCCATTGTCGCAGTTTGGCCAGGGATCGTCTGGAAAACCCTCGCCTGAGGGATGGACGCGGATCGGGATGAGGCGCAAGGCGTCTTTTGCAGTCAATAGCGAGCTATTGACAAGGAAGACAACGCAGCGGATCGCCCGAGTCCGCGTTCAGCCCACGGCAGGGAGTTTTGCATACGGTCCCAAGGGCTTGCCCTGTCAGGGTTTGGTTTTTTGTAGGGGTAGAAGCAGCCGCTGGTTTTGTAAATAAACGTCAGAAGTATTTATTTATTGTTTTGTGGTGCTGCCGTAGTCATCTGCAGAAAATGCCGAGAAATCAACGATTTTCTCCCCTGCTGTGCTGCAGCATCGCATGCCATCGGCTGCGAGCTTGCCGCCTGCAGAGCCGCTTTCCGTGGCGCTTGCCGGCTGTTTTTTGTCCGTAGATTGCGGCCATACAACAAGGGTGGTTTTGGTGGTTTGCAAGCCTGGCATTTGGGGTTAGATTGGGGTTTGGCTTGCAAGCTCAGCGAAGTTTGTATCAGCCTATCGATTTCACCAAAACCTGCCATGGCCTCCGCCTGCGCCTAAAGCCGCGGGTGTGCGGCGTTCGGGTGTTGTGCGCGGCTGCTTGCCGCCCGAGCCCGCCTGCGCAGGACTGATTTTTGAGGACAGACTCCATGAAACGCGACAACATCACCCCTTCTCCCGAGGCCATCAGCGGCCAGGCTCCCCAGGCCATCAGCCTGGATGTCCTCAAGGAGAAGTACTTCAAGGGTGATGAGTCGAGCATCGAGGACCTGTACAGCCGCGTCGCACGCGCGCTGGCCTCGGTAGAAAAACCCGAGCTGCAGGCCGAGTGGGAAGCCAAGTTCTACACCAACCTGCATGCCGGCGCGATTGGCGCGGGCCGCATCATGTCCGCCGCAGGCACCGACATCCAGGCCACCTTGATCAACTGCTTTGTGCAGCCGGTGGGCGACTGCATCCAGGGCTTTGACGACGAAGGCTACCCCGGCATTTACGAGGCGCTGCGCGAAGCGGCGGAGACCATGCGGCGCGGCGGTGGTGTGGGCTATGACTTCTCGCGCATCCGCCCCCGGGGAGCTGAAGTCAAAGGCACGGCCTCGATGGCCTCGGGCCCTTGCAGCTATATCAATGTGTTTGACCAGAGCTGCTCGACCGTCGAATCGGCCGGCGCCCGCCGTGGCGCGCAGATGGGCGTGCTGCGCATCGACCACCCGGATGTGATGGAGTTCATTACCGCCAAGCGCACACCGGGCCGCTGGAACAACTTCAATGTGTCCGTCGGCGTGCCCGATGCCTTTATGCAAGCCGTGGTGGACGGTGCCGATTGGCAGCTGGTACACAGCGGCAAGCCCAATGCCAAGCTGCGGGCCGAAGGTGCCGTGCAGCGGGCGGACGGCAAGTGGGTTTACAAAACGGTGCCTGCCCAGGTGATGTGGGACACGATCATGGCCTCGACCTATGATTTTGCCGAGCCGGGCATTCTCTTCCTCGACCATATCAACGACGACAACAACCTGCGCTACTGCGAGCGCATTGCCGCCACCAACCCCTGCGGCGAGCAGCCCCTGCCATCCTACGGCTGCTGCGATCTGGGCCCCATCATCCTGACCCGCTTTGTGCGCAACCCCTTTGGCTTTGGTGGGCTGCCGAGCTTTGATTTTGAGAGCTTTGAGCAAGTGGTCGCCACCCAGGTGCGTGCGCTCGACAATGTGCTGGACGCCACCTTCTGGCCGCTGGAGCAGCAGCGCGAGGAATCGGCCGCCAAGCGCCGCATCGGCGTGGGCTTTACCGGCATGGGCAATACCTTGACCATGCTGACCCTGCGCTACTCCGACCAGGAAGGCCGTGACATGGCCAAGCGCATTGCCGAGTGCATGCGCGATGCGTCCTACCGCGCCTCGGTCGGCCTGGCCAAAGAAAAGGGCGCCTTCCCCAAGTTCGATGCCAAGGGCTACCTGGACAAGGGCACCTTTGCCAGCCGCCTGCCCCAGGACATCCAGGACGACATCAAAAAACACGGCATCCGCAACAGCCACTTGCTGTCGATTGCGCCCACCGGCACCGTGTCGCTGGCCTTTGCCGACAATGCCTCGAACGGCATCGAGCCGGCTTTCTCGTGGACCTACACCCGCAACAAGCGCGAGGCCGATGGCAGCAAGAGCCAGTACCAGGTCGAAGACCACAGCTGGCGCCTGTACCGCGAGCTGGGCGGCGATGTGGAGCAGCTGCCGGCTTATTTTGTCTCGGCGCTGGAGATGTCGGCCACCGAGCATTTGGCGATGATGGAGACGGTGCAGCCCTATGTGGACACCGCCATCTCCAAGACGGTGAACATCCCCGCCGACTACCCGTATGAAGACTTCAAGAACCTGTACCTGCAGGCCTGGCGCGCCAATTTGAAGGGCTTGGCCACTTACCGCCCCAACAGCATTCTGGGTGCGGTGCTGGAGACCACGCCGGTCGCCAAGGCCGAGACCCCGGCGGCTGAGCCCGCTGCGGCGGCTGCCGCTGCGCTCGACCCGATGAAGCTGGTGATCGAGCGCCGCCCCGAGGGCGAGCTCAGCGCCGTCGCCGACAAGGTGGAGTACTGGACCCAGGAGGGCCAGCAGCGGCTCTACATCATCGTGTCCTTTTTGCCGGTGCCCAGTGCCGATGGCAAAAGCATGGTGGACCGCGCGGTGGAGTTCTTCATGCCCGTGGGCCAGAACGGCGAATCGCAGCAATGGATTACCTCCAGCATGCGCCTGCTGTCGCTGGCGGCGCGCGGTGGTTTTCTGGAGCGTGCATTGGCCGACATGCGCAAGGTTGCCTGGGACCGCGGCCCCGTGCGCCTGGGTACCTACCAGCGCGCTGACGGCACCCATGTCCCGATGTGGCATGACTCGGAAGTCTCTGCGATCGCCTATGCGGTGCAACAGATTCTGGAGCGCCGCCGCCAGCAAAACCTGCCCGGCATCAGCAGTTCAACCTTGACCCCTCCGGTGCCTGCGCCGGTGGTGAGCCAGGCCCTGCAGACCATGGCCGGCAAGAAGTGCAATGAATGCGGCGCCCATGCGGTAATCCGCAAGGATGGCTGTGAGTACTGCACCTCCTGCGGCGCCGTAGGGTCTTGCGGTTAAGCCGGCGCTGAACACCGCGCTTTTCGCCTGACAAAAACGCCCGTGTCGCAAGACCGAGCGTTGTCGTTGGTGGGCGCTGCTTTACCCGACGCAGCCTCAAGCGATCAGCGCGGTGCAGCCGCCTGCGCAAATACCTCCTTGGCCACAAACAAGCCGTTGAGTGCCGCCGGAAAGCCCGCATACACGGCCATCTGCATGATGGTTTCCACGACTTCCTCCTGACTGCAGCCCACATTCAGCGCCGCCTGGATATGCACTTTCAACTGCGGCGCGGCATGGCCCAGGGCGGTGAGGGCGGCCACGGTCGCAATCTCCCGGCTTTTCAGGTCCAGCCCGGGGCGGCTGTAGATGTCGCCAAAGGGGAATTCGATCAGGTAGTCCGCAAAGTCGGGCGCGATATTGGCCAGGCTGGCCACGACCTGTTCGCCGGCATGGCCATCAATTTCGCGCAGCTTGTCCATGCCACGTTGGTAGCGGGTGGTGTCAGTCATGGTGCAGGTCCTTGTTGGCGGTGGTGTGCGGGGCGGGGGAGGCGCTGGCTTCCAGCGCTTGGTAGTGGGCAATCTTGGCTTGCAGCGCCTGGGCGGCTTGCTGCATGGCTGCAATCTCTGCCTGCACCTCCGCCAGGTGGGTTTGCAGCATCTGGCGCCGGGCGGGCACGCTGGCATCGCCCGCGCTGCGCAGCTGGGCAAACTGGCGCATCTTCTGGATGGGCATGCGGGTGGTGCGCAGGCGGGTCAGAAAGGCAAGCCAGGCCAGATCGGCTGCGGCATAGCGGCGCTGGCCGCCGGCCGCGCGCGGCACGGCGGCAATCAGGCCGATGCGTTCGTAATAGCGCAAGGTATGGGCGCTCAGCCCCGTGCGTTGGGCTGCTTCTTCAATGCTGAGGGGTGGTTCCATGCAGCCATTGTCAAAGTTAGAGTGCACTCTAAGTCAAGCGTCACTAACGCTTTTAGGCAAAAAAAAGCTGTCTGCGCCTGGAGGGTACGCAAACAGCTGGGATGGGGGTGGGGGTGTCGTGCGGGGTTCAGTGCACGATCACCGGTTGTTGAGCCAGGCCGGTGTAGCGGTCCAGCGTGGCCTCGACTTCTTCTTCCGTCGGTGCATTGGCTTGCCAAGCCTGGATTTGGTGGTGGAACATTTCTGCCCAGGCGCCATCCAGGTACAGCTCTTTGCCGCTGCGCTTGTCCACAATCTCAAAACCCTGGCGCTGCAGGTGGCGCAGCGGTTCGGTCACGGTGGGGCTGGTGACGGAAGCACCATCCTCGGACAGGGGCAGTTCGGGCGTTAGGTGCAACACCACAAAAGAGTCCGAGTCATAAATCATTTGCATGATGTTCCTCCTTGTGAAGTGCAGGTGGTGGCAGTTTGCAGATTTGCAAGCTTGCGTCCACAGAACGGTTGTAGCAGGTTTTGATGGCATTCCTGGCAAATGCAGGCGTTTTTACGGCCAAACGTCGCAAATCAGGGACGTTGGGCAAAGGCCTTGTCGTACAAGGCGGCACGGTGCGCAGTGAAGTGCGAGCAGGGCTCAGCGACCTTCTACTTTGGCAGCCTGCAGCTGCAGGTCGGCGAAATCGCCGTTGGACTGCGACAGCCTGATGCGCACCGGCAGGTACTGCATGGCGGGCGCCAGCCAGAGGTGGGCGCTCTGGTCCTGGCCTTTGCGGGGTTGGCGGGTCAGGCGCAGGGTGGGGGTCGGGCCGGCTGGCAAATCCAGCGTTTCGGGGCCATCCACCACGAAGGTCCAGACCTCCATGCTGCGCGCGCTGGTCACATTGATGGCCACGGTGCTGCCCTCCACGTAACGCTCGGGGTTCGCAGACACCATGCTCGACAGCTGCAAAAAGATCGACAGACGGTCCTGCACGCCGGCGCTGATGGTCTGGGGCTCATCGCCATCGCTGTAGCGGATGCGGTTGCCGGCGGTATCCAGCGCGGCACTGCGCTCTTTGCGGGCCTTGTCGACAAAGCGCTCGGGCGCCAGCCCGTAGGGGGTGATCTGGCCGCTGCTGGTCTGGCTGCGGCTGCCCATCAAAAAGGCGGACACCTCCTGCTCGGCCTGGTAACGCTGGCCATCGGTCTTGAACGTCAGCTGCGCCTTGGCCG contains the following coding sequences:
- the purU gene encoding formyltetrahydrofolate deformylase, producing the protein MTNAYILTLSCPDRRGLVHAVSGFLLDHDSNIEEAGQFNDPATGLFFMRVRFANAGPAAQLREDLEAFALPFEMHWRLHAAEEKIKTVIMVSRQGHCLNDLLFRWKEGLLPIDIRAIVSNHRDFYQLAASYNIPFHHIPVTAATKAQAEAKQFEIIEAEGAELVVLARYMQVLSNDLCSKLSGRAINIHHSFLPSFKGAKPYYQAHDRGVKLIGATAHYVTADLDEGPIIEQDVARAYHTDTVDDLTARGQDTESQVLARAVKWHSEHRVLMNGHKTVIFR
- a CDS encoding MerR family transcriptional regulator; the protein is MEPPLSIEEAAQRTGLSAHTLRYYERIGLIAAVPRAAGGQRRYAAADLAWLAFLTRLRTTRMPIQKMRQFAQLRSAGDASVPARRQMLQTHLAEVQAEIAAMQQAAQALQAKIAHYQALEASASPAPHTTANKDLHHD
- a CDS encoding adenosylcobalamin-dependent ribonucleoside-diphosphate reductase, yielding MKRDNITPSPEAISGQAPQAISLDVLKEKYFKGDESSIEDLYSRVARALASVEKPELQAEWEAKFYTNLHAGAIGAGRIMSAAGTDIQATLINCFVQPVGDCIQGFDDEGYPGIYEALREAAETMRRGGGVGYDFSRIRPRGAEVKGTASMASGPCSYINVFDQSCSTVESAGARRGAQMGVLRIDHPDVMEFITAKRTPGRWNNFNVSVGVPDAFMQAVVDGADWQLVHSGKPNAKLRAEGAVQRADGKWVYKTVPAQVMWDTIMASTYDFAEPGILFLDHINDDNNLRYCERIAATNPCGEQPLPSYGCCDLGPIILTRFVRNPFGFGGLPSFDFESFEQVVATQVRALDNVLDATFWPLEQQREESAAKRRIGVGFTGMGNTLTMLTLRYSDQEGRDMAKRIAECMRDASYRASVGLAKEKGAFPKFDAKGYLDKGTFASRLPQDIQDDIKKHGIRNSHLLSIAPTGTVSLAFADNASNGIEPAFSWTYTRNKREADGSKSQYQVEDHSWRLYRELGGDVEQLPAYFVSALEMSATEHLAMMETVQPYVDTAISKTVNIPADYPYEDFKNLYLQAWRANLKGLATYRPNSILGAVLETTPVAKAETPAAEPAAAAAAALDPMKLVIERRPEGELSAVADKVEYWTQEGQQRLYIIVSFLPVPSADGKSMVDRAVEFFMPVGQNGESQQWITSSMRLLSLAARGGFLERALADMRKVAWDRGPVRLGTYQRADGTHVPMWHDSEVSAIAYAVQQILERRRQQNLPGISSSTLTPPVPAPVVSQALQTMAGKKCNECGAHAVIRKDGCEYCTSCGAVGSCG
- a CDS encoding DUF3567 domain-containing protein, which translates into the protein MQMIYDSDSFVVLHLTPELPLSEDGASVTSPTVTEPLRHLQRQGFEIVDKRSGKELYLDGAWAEMFHHQIQAWQANAPTEEEVEATLDRYTGLAQQPVIVH
- a CDS encoding carboxymuconolactone decarboxylase family protein: MTDTTRYQRGMDKLREIDGHAGEQVVASLANIAPDFADYLIEFPFGDIYSRPGLDLKSREIATVAALTALGHAAPQLKVHIQAALNVGCSQEEVVETIMQMAVYAGFPAALNGLFVAKEVFAQAAAPR